TAATACTTTGTTATGGTGTGATGGTAAAACAAATATAAAACGCTTATTTATATTCAAAAAATTTTAAGCCATCAATCTGAAAATTTGTAGTAGTTCTACGACTTTTTGAAGATAATTCCATTAATGAAGATATAAAAAACCAAATAACAACCTCTATTTTAAAATAATACAAACAACATAAAACGTTTATAAAAAACATAATTTTTACACTAAATAGAGAAATATTTAACTTTTTTAGCTTTATTTAAAAAAATAGCTGCAAATCAATATTCTGCAGCCATTCTATTTTTATTTATTATTTTGTTTCTGAAGTTCTAGTGATCTTTTAGATCAATACTCAGTCTGATGGGATAAATTTTATAATACGGAATAATCTCCTTCTCTTTTTGCAGTATTCTTTACATATTTCAAAAGCCCAAACCCAGTAAAACTATATTTTAACACTCAAGTCCTGCACTTCTTCTGCTGAAAAGCCAAAGATCTGTGGCGTTTTTATATCTAAAAGGTTAAGATAAATATACATCTCTGCCCGATGGTGAATCTCATGTTCTACCATTGCTCTAAGCCATTTCCATATTGAGATAGGGTTATTGGCTGGTGTTAAACATTTACGGTTAAGATCTTCATCTGAAAGCCCTTTGATGATTTCTATAGTTTGACGGTGCATCTCATTAAAGAATGTCACACTATTTTCATATCCGTCCGCTAGTTCTTTTCCACAACCCTGATAAGCACTCCTCCTTCCTGAAATGGTTTCACCATACATATATCTTTCTATGGCTGCAATGTGTCTTATCTGATCTCCAATGGTAAATTTCCCTGGTTTATAAGAAAAATCTAGACGTTCCGGAGGTACAATGGCAATAAGCTTATTGGTTCTTGCTCTTATTTTTTCATAATAATCTATGAATGCAGGTATCGATGTGATTTCCATTTTGAAAGGTCTTTAGTCATTAATAATTATTGTTTTTCTCCTTGTGAATATAAGAAATATAGAAACGTACATTTTATTCATCAACACTTATTGTTCAAAACACTAAAAATAATCACCAACAAGTGATGATAATATTTGCAGAATTAATGAATAACCAATATTTTAGTTATAAAAATCACAATAATGAAAATAGGACTTTCTATATTACTTGTGGGTCTAAGTTTCAAAACGATTATTGCTCAGACAGCAAAAATAGATCATGAAAAATTGCTTGGATATTATGAAACTCAGCGTTACTCTGATGCAACCTTATATCTTCAAAGCCTATACCCTGATGGCTCCCAGGACGTAAAAACATTATCTCAGATTGCTTATTGCCAAATGATGGCAGGAAAACTTTCTGATGCAGAAAAAAGCTATATAAAAGTGAATATAATGCAGCCCAATAGTATTCCTGTTCTGTTCAGTTTGGCCGGCATTAGTTCCAGAAGAAGAAATATTTCCTATGCGAAAGACTATCTTCAACAAATCATTCGGCTGGACAGTCTTAATTTCAGTGCTTATAAACAAATGGCAGCTTATGTGGATCAACCTCAAGCAAAGCTTGATTATCTTAAAAAAGCTTATCAACTCAATACAACAGATCTTGATGTAGCCTATGATCTTGCAATGGTATACAATGGCCTCAAGCAATATCAGCCTGCATATGATGTATTGAAAACAGCGATCATTGCTGATCCTGAAAATTTCACATTACAACAGGCACAACTTCCAATCTCCAACCGTTTAGGCAAATATCAGGAAGTTATAGATATGGGTGAAAAGTTATTAAAGGTTCATGAAGATGCTAATATCATGAATGAAATGGGACAGGCCTATTTCTATGTAAAAAAATACCAAAGATGTGTTGAAATTTATAAAATATTGGAAGATCTGGGAATGCAGAATGAGGGAACATTCTATTATATGACATTGAGTTATCGTGAACTAAAGGATTATGATAATGCCGCTCTCTATGCCCGGAAAACGATTGATGAAGCCATTTCAGACCACACTCCCCTTTATTATGCTGCATTAGCAGGAATTTACGAAGCTAAAAATCAATATAATGATGCTTTAACAGCCTATAAAAGAGGACTTACTTTTGGAAACAGCAATATTATTTATTACCGTTTGGCACTTTTATATGATCTTCATCTGAAACAACCAAAAAATGCTATAACCTACTATCATTTATATCTGAAGAATAATCCGGATCAGGAAAGGGAGAAAGAACAGGTTTCTTATGCCAAAGACAGGATTACTCTACTTGCGGCAAAATAAAATAAAGATGTAAGAAGGTTTAATAATACTGAAAACCGGAACTATAAAGTTCTTTTTTCATTTGTTTTTCTTTCTAGTTAAAAATAAAAACCAATAATTTAATTTAACAATAAATTATTCATTTGAATTATAAAATTCACTACATTTAGAAATATATTATTAATTCTAGTCTATACTAAAATCAATAATGTGTCAGCACAGGAAAAACAAGAAATATTCAGGTTATCTGTGCAATAGGGATGTACTTTTATAAATAACTGCACTGCATTATTTAAAGTTCTGTTTTCAAAAGCAGATCATTCTGACCTCATTTTCACCTACTAAAACCATGAAATATTATGAAAACAAATGTAATTACCCGACTTTATGTCATTGTTATTCTATGTCTTTTCTCTTTTTCTTTTGGGAAAAACTCCAATCCTACAGACAAAATTACGATCTATGAAAAATCAGTTGCAGAAGCTACAACCAGTAGCAACAAGATTTTAAAAACTAAAACCGGAGCGCTTTACGAAATGGTTATTATTTCCAACAGCAAAGGAGAAATTGCCAAAATAGACTTGCTCTTCACGAGAGATAAAAATGTTCTTATTGCGTGTATTGGCAGTTGCCCGCAATCTCCAGGAAATATAGATACTCAATGTGCATTAAGCTGTCTTGGAGATTATATGGGAAAGGATCTTAGCGATCCCAACATCATTTCAAAAATTCCTTTCTTCCTTTATTTTCCAATATTGGGCTTAAAATCCAAATTGGAAAACTGTATCAAAACCAATACAGCCGAGCAATGTGTGAATGATAATATAAATGAAATTGATCGCTTAGTTGATCAAATTCTAAAATATATTTAAGCCTATCCTCTAATATTTGATAAAACCCTTGCTTTTTTTAAAGTTGCAAGGGTTCTTTTTATTATTAAAGAAATAGTATTGGTCTTAGTAAGAGTTGATTATTCTCTACAGTATACATTCAGCTTCCAAGCTCCAGAATTTTATGAAAAACTGGGCTTTGAAAAAATTGCTACTAAGCATGATTTTCCCAAGGGTTTTGAAAAATATTATTAGAGAAAAACTTTGCAAAAATCTTAATAAGCTGTAACAAAAAATTAGAGAATAAGACAGATATCATGAAAACTTGGACTGAAACGATATTTAAACAGACAAACAATGAAGACAGAATACGTTTCCATCAACAACAAAAACTACATTTTACACCTTCAGTATCAGGATGATGAAAAACTGCGCCTGGAATTTAACCGCCTGACCCAAAAGGTTTGGAAATTTGATTTTGAAAACTATTATCAATCAGGATTCTGGGACGATAGTTGTATTTTATATTCCTTATTTGATGATGATGCCATTGCTTCACATATTACTGTAAATTTATTTAAAAGTAATATTGATGGCGAATTTAAAAATTTCATTCAATTAGGAACGGTAATGACTGATGAAGCCTACCAAAAGAAGGGACTAAGCCGATTTTTAATGGAAAAAATACTGCATGATTTTAAAGGAAAACATGATGGGATCTTCCTTTTTGCCAATGAAACAGTATTAGATTTTTATCCTAAATTCGGATTTACCCCAACAAAAGAATTCGAAGCCTTCCAAGTTATTGAAAATCTTGATCTTTCGATCCAATATAAAAAGAGAAAATTGGAACTAGATGAAGAAAATGATTTAAAATTATTTGAAGAATTGGTGGAACATACAATTTCCAATACGATATTCCCAACAAAAAATAAAAGTATAACCTTTTTCTACTGTTATGCTAGTCCAGAAATGGGGTATAAAAATTCTATCTACTTTATAGAAGAACTTCATTGCGCTGTTGTCATTGAGACTCAGGATAAAGCGTTGCATATTGTAGAGATATTCAGCCCTGAAGAAATCAATCTTAATCATGTCATTGCAGCTTTTGATGATATTCCGTTTGATGAAGTTGTATTGGGTTTTAGCCCTAAGCATAAAGGCTTCCAGTACAGATTATGGAAGGATGATGTACAGCTTTTTGTAACTCCTGAGTTATTATTGGTCTTTGAGAAATATCAAGTCATTGTTCCTTTACTTTCTCATACTTAAGAGCAGATTATGAAGCAGAATATTTATGATGATCCGAACTTTTTTATTGGATATAAAGCACTACGCGATGGAGATAAAGGATTAAACGAATTATTGGAGCAACCGATAATGAAAAGATTCCTGCATCCTGTTCAGGATAAAATAATTTTGGATATGGGATGTGGTTTGGGACATCAAATCCGATCATTATTGACCCAAAATCCAAAACATATTACGGGGTTGGATATTTCTCAAAAAATGCTGACTGAAGCCCAAAGCAGAGTTTCTTCTTCAAAAGTTGAATGGATATGTTCAGCATTGGAAGATTTTGACTTTGGAGTGAACAGATTTGACATAATTCTTAGCTCAATGACTTTACATTATATTGACAATCTGGAAACTCTTTTTCAAAAAATATACAACGGATTAAAAACAGGAGGACAATTTTTATTTTCCATGGAACATCCTATTTGTACGGCAGCATTAAAACCTTGGAAAGAATTGAATGGCGAAAAATACTGGTTAATCAATCGTTATTCTGAAGAGAACCTTAGAAAGCAGGATTGGTTTGTTAAAGATGTAGAAAAATACCATCATCAGTTAAGTACTATAATCAATGCTTTGCTAAAGGCTGGATTTACTCTTAAAAATATAGAAGAGCCAAGTCCTGACAAAGAACTGTTACAACTCCGACCTGATTTTGAACAACATACCCACTGCCCTCCTATTGTAATTATCAATATTGAAAAAATAAATAGCTCCTCATTTTGTGACGATAGTCACAAAGAAGATCACTTTTTATCCATTAATTTTGCTTTATAAAACAAAGTTTATGAGTACTACAACCCAAAACATCGCGGAACAGTTTATTCAGTATTTAAATGAAGAAGATTTTGATAAGGCAGAAAACTGTCTGGATCCTGCATTTAAATTCATAGGGGTACTGGGAACAAGAGAGAATGCTTCCATCTATATGAAAGACATGAGGCAGATGAAGTTTAAATATCAGATTATTAAAACCTTTACCTCAGGAGAAGACATCTGTTTCTGGTACATTATTGAGATTGGAGGTAAAACGATTGAGTCTTCCGGATGGTATCAGATCATCAATGGAAAGATCCATTCTTTAAAAGTATTATTTGATCCAAGACCACTACTGAACGATTAGTAGTGATCTTTCGAATATACTATAATGTAGCAGCTATTCTTTGAGAGTGGCTGCCTTATTCAAAGTATCTATGCAATTCATAGATATTTTGCTGTGTAAGAGCCGAGATCTGTGCCTATCTTTATAGCAACAGAACCTTTGGAGAAAAATATGAAACAGTCTGAGATCAGGGAACTGAAAAATGAACAAGATTTTAAAGATTTTTATCTGAATAATGCACCAGCCTCATTCTGTGAAGAATGTAGCAATATCACTTATGCCCATGGAAACGGATTTTTAGAATTGGCCAAGCTAGAAGAACTCAAAAAAGGACAAAAGTCTATAGAAGGAAAGCAGACAAGACGGAAATTTTACAGTATTATTTTGCTTACAGAAGGAGAAATAGAAGAGAATATTGGTCATCATCTCTATCACTTTCTGCCAGGAACCCTATATTTCATTGGAGAAAATCAGCTCCATGCGGTAAAACATTGGAGTGATGATGTAAAAGGAATTTTCTGCATGTTTGATGCTGATTATTTCCTGCTCTGCATTAAGCATCAGATCAAGCTTAATCAATTTCCATTCTTTCAGGTAAACCATGAACCGTTTATCAAACTTTCGGAAAGAGAAACCCAGATGATGGAACATCTTTTCTGGAAATTAAACAGCGAAAAATGCCAAAAGACAACTTTCAACGATGATCTTCTCACCCGCATGTTTCTGAATGTGATTCTTTTAGAAGCAGAACGCATTTACAATAAACAAACTTCTTCCGATATTTTCTCTTTATCCAGAAAAGATCAACTAACGGCACAATTTCAGTTACTGATTAATCAGCACTTTATAGACAAAAAACAAGTTACCGATTATGCAGAGCTTCTGCATGTACATCCCAACCATCTCAATGATGTTATTAAAGAAGTGACCGGATTCCCTGCCAGCCATTTTATACAAAAACAACTGATACAAGAAGCTAAATCGCGGCTTATTCAAACCAGTGACACCGTTTCTATGATTGCTATGGATCTTAACTTTACGGATGATTCTTATTTTGGCCGCTTCTTTAAAAAGCAAACCGGTTTTACTCCATTTCAATATCGTAAAAACCATAAACACTAATCAAATAAAAACAGAATGCGCACTACCAAAATCACATCACCTATTGTTCAGGAATATTGGAATGATCAGTTTCAGGGTGAAGTACTCTGTGATAATCCTACTTTTATCTTATTTCTTAATGATGAACTGGAGGAAGACAGTCAGATTATGACTTTAGAATTTCCAATCGGAAACAGCTGGGCAGTCATTAATTCTAAAGTGGCTCATTATTTCAAAAATATCAATTTTACCACGCTTAATTTTGAAAAGTTTGTGGCTATTTTAAAAGATAAGCACATCTTTTTATATGGAGCAGACTATATTTTCTATTTCTCTGAAGAGGAGAAAGCCCATATTTTAAATATTGAATCACCAGACAACACACGCCCTTTAACAGAGAATGATGCAGAACATTTCTCTACTTTTGAATCTTTATCCACGGAAGAAGATCTTGATGGTGCCTATGTAGAACTGGATCATTGGAAAGTATATGGAATATTTGAAGATCAGCAGTTAGTAGCCGCAACGAGTATGTATCCATGGCAGGGCACCAAACTGTCGGATATAGGGGTGATTACTCTGGATGAATTCAGAGGAAAAGGCTATGCTAAACAAGCTGTACAGGTTATTTCAAAAGCAGCATTAGAGGATGGATATGAACCGCAATATCGTTGTCAGTTGGATAATACGGCTTCTGTTGCCCTTGCTAGAAAACTAAATCTGAGCTTATTTGCTAAATGGAACTTTATTTCACCAGAATCTATAGAGAAATTATAGCCATGAAAGACATCAATATAACCATAAAATCTTATCAAAAAATAGTGGCGAAAAATGAGATCCCACAGGCTTATATGTACCTTATGCGTCTTATGACAGCATTAAAAGCTGATTTTTCGAGGCATTTTGAAAATAAGTTTTCTGTAGGAAATATTTCTCCCGGCTATATGGATTATACTTATTTTCCGTTTTTTGATGCTCCGCTTCGTGAAAACAAGCTCCGCTTCGGAATTGTTCTCAATCATAAAAAAATGCAGCTAGAATTATGGCTGATGGGACAAAATGCAGAAGTACAGCAAGAATATTGGGCAATCCTAAAGTCAACACCATGGAATAAACACCTGACATCCATGCCTAAATATTCTGTATTAGAGACTGTTTTGATAGAGAGTCCCGATTTTGAAAATAAAGAGGTTATTTATAAAGCCGTCATCAACAAAACATTAGAAATCGTTCCTGAAATCATGAAACTTCTGTCATAAAAAGAGTAATAGAAATATCTCATCATAACGAAACACATCAATAAAAATTACTGGTTTTCTCTTTATCAGCCAATACATTTCTGAAAAGCCTATGACTCGTTCATAATCTTTGAGGGAAAGAATCCAAACAAGATTCATTGGGAAATACGGATGAGAAAAACAACAAAAATAAAACTCACATTTATACCCATCATAAAAGCTCACTTTAAATACGACACTAGCTCCCGCCTCCCAGGCTTTATCTTCTTTTCTTAAAAAAATCTTTGATTTGTACCATTTTCACTCCGATTTGTGTCAGCAAAATCACTTGAGGTGTCTCTAATTTTGTATCAATAAATTTAAGAACAATGACAGAGAGAAATCAGAACGTACAGGAAATTGATTCATTGATGCTTTTTCAGTTTTATGCTGAATGGTGCTACCCATGCAAAATGATGATGCCTGTAGTAAATACCTTAAAAGTAAAATTGGAAGACTGGCTGAATGTACATCAGGTAGATGTAGATGAACAGCAGGAGTTGGCCGTTAAATACGGAATCAGATCAGTTCCTACATTTGTAGTTTTAAAAAACAATGTAGAAGTATGGCGCAGTTCAGGTGTCCTTTCGGAAATGATATTAGAACAAAAACTGAACAGTTTAAGATCAATCTAAAAAAATGAACGTGTTAATTGATGCTGTGTTACTTGGTGTAGGAGCGACCATCTTTATGGATGTGTACGCTCTTATCATCAAGAAATTATGGAATATTCCTTCCCTAGATTATCGTTTTTTAGGACGATGGATCGGACATTTCAAAAATGGAATATTTAATCATCCTAATATTATACAAGCAACTCCCATTAAGGGAGAAAAAGCTCTTGGATGGATGGCTCATTACTCCATCGGAATTGTATTTGCCTATGTCTTGCTTTTCATTTGGGGAGAAGGCTGGCTGATATATCCTACTGCCTTTCCTGCTATTTTTATTGGTCTTGCCACAACCCTAGCGCCATGGTTTATGATGCAGCCTGCTTTTGGTTTTGGTATTGCAGCCTCTAAACTACCCAATCCTATGATTGCCAGATTACGAAGTCTGCAGGCACATCTTATTTATGGTATTGGACTCTATTTGGCAGGATTATGTATTTCCATCTTATTTAAATAATGATGAAAACCAAGGATTTTAAATCCATAAATCAAAGTATAAGAAAACGGGCTTAGACCCGTTTTTTTTGTGGATATAACCGCAATAATGATGAGCAGTAATCAACACTACTGAATTCAATTTAAACCCAGCCCACTTTCTTTCTCCATTCCAAATACACCTCATCTCTATTATCAATTTCAGGTATTTCTTCCGGATTGGAAATTTGATGTATTACTTTTTCGATAAAGGCGGCAGATTTACTTTCTCCCGTTCATTATTCAGATTTTCTTTATTTTCTACCGGATAAGGAATTCCACCCGTAATAAGCTGGGTTCCATACTTCTGAGGTTTACCTTGAAAAACCTGAATCCTATCATACAAATATGCTTTATTTTTAAGATGAATATCATGACTGTTCTCTTCCATCATCCTATAACACGCTTTCATAAATTCTGGTTCACCAATAGAATGCTGAATAATAAGCCACGCAGCATCACTTGCTTTAGAGCCTACTTTTGATAACGTTGGAAACCCAATTTCACTTATTATTTCCCTAAGTCTTTGAGCATTGCCTTTATGCACACGCTCCATTTCCGGGTGATATCCTTCTGTTAATGTTCCTTCTGCAGACAGTTTTTCTCTGACTTCAAGATCATGATCTGCAAGATGAATGATTTCTTTTTCAAAGGGATAAGCCATCTTATTACAATTTTTTAATCAAATATTTAGGAGACTCTGTATACCCTTGTCTATCGTAAAACCGATGGGCTCTTTCTCTGTGGGAATTACAATGCAGCTCTATTCTATTACAATTTCGTTCTCTGGCTATTTTCTCACAGTACTCTTCCAGCAATTTCCCTATTCCAGAACTTCTGGAGCATTCATCAACGGAAAAATAACTTATTCTGGCAAAGTCTCCTTTGAGGGCAATCTGCGGAATGATATGAATGGAAATAAACCCCGTAACATTTCCTTCCGAATCTTCTGCAATAGTAAGATATTCATCAGAGTCTTCTAAAAGACTTTTAATTTTGAAGGGTAAAAATTCATTAGCATCAGCATATCCCAATTGATCCAATAGTTTTATAACAACTTCCAGATCTTTTTCATTCATTTTTCTCAGATTCATAACTAAATATTTAGAATATGTTCATTTAAAATTACAAAAAATGAACATTAGGGAAGTAAAATAGATGAGAAAACTCAAGATTTACAGCAATTTTCAACCGTATCCAGGATAAATCTGATTCGTTGATATACTGTTAGTTTTGGAACTTCAATCATGTGATAGCCATATCCATGATAGGTTTCATACATACATTCAAAGGTTTGTTCAGCTACTTTTAGAGTTTGTTTTCTTTCGGAATCATTTTCATAAATTTCTTTCCAGGGTGGAAGGATAAAGACATTTCTGTTATACTCCATTTCACGGGCTATAATATCCATTTCTTTGGGGATAGGGATATTTTCCAATTTAAGATATCCAATCGTATCTATTATTCCACGATCAAAAAAGACAGGATCAGCACCCTTTTTTTTAATCATCTGTTGATAAATTTTTACAGAAGCATTAAACATCAATTTGGCAAAATATTCTTTATTGATCCAAGGCAATCCATCGCCGTTGAGGCTCAATTGTTCTTTAATAATTCTCCGCCCTTCTTCTGCTGCAGTTGTAAATCCTATATGGTCAAATTCGTTCAACAAAGTGGTTTTTCCGGCTCCCGGGCCACCAGTGATGATGTAAAGAGGTAAACTATTATTGATCATTTTCATAGTATGGGTTAAAATTATGTTTGGCTCATTAAAAGTCAAGTATTTAGTATTAAAGGTTGGGAAGGATGTTTTATTTATGTTTTTATTTCTGGTGTCCTATAATAGTCATTCTCAAGAAGACGATTATCGTTTCTTTAATTTTCCGTTGAGAAAAGAAATCAAACTGTTAACCGTTGAGAATTACAACGAAAGCAGGGAAATTATTGAGAGATATTTGAAAATCGCAGAACAGGAATGTTATGCAGAAGATAAATATTGCTGTTATATCAATCAGACAGAGCTTAACGTCAGTATCAGAGACTTTAGTAATTCAACTTTATGATTGAAAGATATAAATATGACAGACAGCTTTGCATTGAACTATAATACTAAGGCCATGCAATATATGAAAAAAATTAGTGAAATCCTGAAATCAAAAGTCAGGATCATAGAATTATACCGTCATTAATTTTCGGCAGTCATCTAATAGATTTTTTTTAAGAAAAACAGCTGTATCAAAAGCAGATTGTTCTCAGAAGATTGATTATAGTTTGATAAGGGGGACAATCTGTTTTTAACGCACAAGAATAATGAACAATATCTGCATATAGAGGCTTTGTTTAAAAAATTAATTTGAATTACCTCTTCTTCTTATTCCTAAAGCGATCCTGTCTGAAAAGTAAAACTTAAAATTATGGGAATGCGTTCTTTTGATACAACTGTATAGTTTTATTAAATGTTATATTACTTCTAAGCAAATAGTCTTCTCCATTTGGTTACTGTATTTCTACTCAGTTTGAAATGCTGGGCTAATTCACTGTTGTTGAGATGTTTTTCTTTTTGAAAACTCAGAATACTTAAAATGGTTTCTTTATCATAAGAACGATGTTTCTGATTATCCCGAGCTTCTCTATGAACTTCAAAAATTCGGTTATTGATCTCTATTACATCCAGATAAGACAGCTCTTTTTTAGATATCATTTCTTTAAGTTCCTCTTTTTTTTCCGGAAATTTTAGAGTAAGAATATCATTAAATATTTTTTGATAGTTGGGGGTATTTCTATTCTTCATGTTTAATTTGGTATATAGGTTTAGTCTTTATCTTCTATCTGTTCTATTTCTTTTTTGTTTCACTGTATTTCGCAATCCATTTGTACAATGTGGTTTTAGGAATACGATATTCTCTAACAATCTGAGCCTTTGTTTTCTTACCGGCAGATATCTGTTCCAATATAAAGTCTATTATTTCTTTGGTATATAAGTTTTTTCGAAATTCAGGAAATGAGCTTTTTTCTCTTTTATGTTCAGTATTTTCCTGCTTTCCTGGTGGAGAAAACAAAATCAAATGCTGTGAATAGAGTCTGAAAAAATCATACCCCAGTATTTTACTGAATTTGAGAAGAACATCCGTCGACAGATTTTCACTTTGATATATTTGTTCGAGTTCTTTATCTGTACATTTCAGATAATTGCAAATCCGTACAATATCAACATCTTCCATCCTGATCTTTTCTTTTATCAATTCCCTATATGAAGTTCTTTAAAGTTAATTGACATATTTTCTTTTGTCTTTATCGAAGTTATTCTAAAGTTCTGCCAGCATCTATACTTTTATTTGAAAGGCGTTCCAATACCAACTTATTAAAGCTTGAAAAATCAAGTGAAAATTTTGTGATTCAAATCATTATTACTTGTTTCCGTCAGCCTAATTTCTATTTTGGATATTGTTTTGGAAAAATTTTCCAGAGAAACTAAAAGCCTTCAAAAAATCTATTGGATTTAAGAAGACCTTTAGTTAAAAAATCATCATTTAACTTAGTGTATTAACCCCACTGTGTTTTTATGTCTTAAAGATGGGAACTCCATTCTCAACAACCAAAAAAATGCATCAGACACAGATAGGACATTATCGCAAAATACTAAATTTCAACACATTACACTTAAGTCCTAATCTTAATCTACAAAAACCCTTCATTATCTTCCTGAAACAATAAATGTAAAAGGCCGGTTAGATGATTTCCCAAATTGGTCTCCCGTTTTTATTCTAATGACCGAATTGGATAAGAAAGCAACCTGAGTATTATCATTGGTTTTTAATCTTGTCCCCGGGAATCTGGAATCCGGATAATCTCCGGTATTTATTCCACCTCCGCTTTGACCATAAGCATCTACAATATTGGTGGATATCCCGTAGATTTCCGTCAATGGAGTATCGAACATAATGTCAAAAACACCATCACTAGGATTGGAAATTTTATATCCGGTTCCTTTAGCAGAATCAATTCCGCCTTTGGAAGAAGTAGTCTGAACTGTTCCCACATTATATCGTTGTCCGGGTGCTCCGCCAATAATTTGGGAATTAGGAAGATAATTATTTGTAGAATTTTGTAATGAATTGAACCTTACATACACTGTTCCGCCCAAAAAGCGGGAAGCATCTGTCATAGACTGGCTGCCAGCCTTTAACCCAACCCATACCGAGCCATCAAAATAATAATATCCTGGGGCTGTAATGGCTGCCGTCTTT
This is a stretch of genomic DNA from Chryseobacterium tructae. It encodes these proteins:
- a CDS encoding helix-turn-helix domain-containing protein yields the protein MKNRNTPNYQKIFNDILTLKFPEKKEELKEMISKKELSYLDVIEINNRIFEVHREARDNQKHRSYDKETILSILSFQKEKHLNNSELAQHFKLSRNTVTKWRRLFA
- a CDS encoding GNAT family N-acetyltransferase, with the translated sequence MNLRKMNEKDLEVVIKLLDQLGYADANEFLPFKIKSLLEDSDEYLTIAEDSEGNVTGFISIHIIPQIALKGDFARISYFSVDECSRSSGIGKLLEEYCEKIARERNCNRIELHCNSHRERAHRFYDRQGYTESPKYLIKKL
- a CDS encoding AAA family ATPase translates to MKMINNSLPLYIITGGPGAGKTTLLNEFDHIGFTTAAEEGRRIIKEQLSLNGDGLPWINKEYFAKLMFNASVKIYQQMIKKKGADPVFFDRGIIDTIGYLKLENIPIPKEMDIIAREMEYNRNVFILPPWKEIYENDSERKQTLKVAEQTFECMYETYHGYGYHMIEVPKLTVYQRIRFILDTVENCCKS
- a CDS encoding transposase; translated protein: MEDVDIVRICNYLKCTDKELEQIYQSENLSTDVLLKFSKILGYDFFRLYSQHLILFSPPGKQENTEHKREKSSFPEFRKNLYTKEIIDFILEQISAGKKTKAQIVREYRIPKTTLYKWIAKYSETKKK
- a CDS encoding DUF6624 domain-containing protein, yielding MAYPFEKEIIHLADHDLEVREKLSAEGTLTEGYHPEMERVHKGNAQRLREIISEIGFPTLSKVGSKASDAAWLIIQHSIGEPEFMKACYRMMEENSHDIHLKNKAYLYDRIQVFQGKPQKYGTQLITGGIPYPVENKENLNNEREKVNLPPLSKK